The Pan troglodytes isolate AG18354 chromosome 8, NHGRI_mPanTro3-v2.0_pri, whole genome shotgun sequence genome window below encodes:
- the MMP21 gene encoding matrix metalloproteinase-21: protein MLAASIFRPTLLLCWLAAPWPTQPENLFHSRDRSDLEPSPLRQAKPIADLHAAQRFLSRYGWSGVWAAWGPSPEGPPETPKGAALAEAVRRFQRANALPASGELDAATLAAMNRPRCGVPDMRPPPPSAPPSPPGPPPRARSRRSPRAPLSLSRRGWQPRAYPDGGAAQAFSKRTLSWRLLGEALSSQLSAAEQRRIVALAFRMWSEVTPLDFREDLAAPGAAVDIKLGFGRGRHLGCPRAFDGSGQEFAHAWRLGDIHFDDDEHFTPPTSDTGISLLKVAVHEIGHVLGLPHTYRTGSIMQPNYIPQEPAFELDWSDRKAIQKLYGSCEGSFDTAFDWIRKERNQYGEVMVRFSTYFFRNSWYWLYENRNNRTRYGDPIQILTGWPGIPTHNIDAFVHIWTWKRDERYFFQGNQYWRYDSDKDQALTEDEQGKSYPKLISEGFPGIPSPLDTAFYDRRQKLIYFFKESLVFAFDVNRNRVLNSYPKRITEVFPAVIPQNHPFRNIDSAYYSYAYNSIFFFKGNAYWKVVNDKDKQQNSWLPANGLFPKKFISEKWFDVCDVHISTLNM, encoded by the exons ATGCTCGCCGCCTCCATCTTCCGTCCGACACTGCTGCTCTGCTGGCTGGCTGCTCCCTGGCCCACCCAGCCTGAGAATCTCTTCCACAGCCGGGACCGCTCGGACCTGGAGCCATccccactgcgccaggccaagcCCATTGCCGACCTCCACGCTGCTCAG CGGTTCCTGTCCAGATACGGCTGGTCAGGGGTGTGGGCGGCCTGGGGGCCCAGTCCCGAGGGGCCGCCGGAGACCCCCAAGGGCGCCGCCCTGGCCGAGGCGGTGCGCAGGTTCCAGCGGGCGAACGCGCTGCCGGCCAGCGGGGAGCTGGACGCGGCCACCCTAGCGGCCATGAACCGGCCGCGCTGCGGGGTCCCGGACATGCGCCCACCGCCCCCCTCCGCCCCGCCTTCGCCCCCGGGCCCGCCCCCCAGAGCCCGCTCCAGGCGCTCCCCGCGGGCGCCGCTGTCCTTGTCCCGGCGGGGTTGGCAGCCCCGGGCCTACCCCGACGGCGGAGCTGCCCAGGCCTTCTCCAAGAGGACGCTGAGCTGGCGGCTGCTGGGCGAGGCCCTGAGCAGCCAACTGTCCGCGGCCGAGCAGCGGCGCATTGTGGCGCTGGCCTTCAGGATGTGGAGCGAGGTGACGCCGCTGGACTTCCGCGAGGACCTGGCCGCCCCCGGGGCCGCGGTCGACATCAAGCTGGGCTTTGGGAGAG GCCGGCACCTGGGCTGTCCGCGGGCCTTCGATGGGAGCGGGCAGGAGTTTGCACACGCCTGGCGCCTAGGTGACATTCACTTTGACGACGACGAGCACTTCACACCTCCCACCAGTGATACGGGCATCAGCCTTCTCAAG GTGGCCGTCCATGAAATTGGCCATGTCCTGGGCTTGCCTCACACCTACAGGACGGGATCCATAATGCAACCAAATTACATTCCCCAGGAGCCTGCCTTTGAGTTGGACTGGTCAGACAGGAAAGCAATTCAAAAGCTGTATG gctCCTGTGAGGGATCATTTGATACCGCATTTGACTGGATTCGCAAAGAGAGAAACCAATATGGAGAGGTGATGGTGAGATTTAGCACATATTTCTTCCGTAACAGCTGGTACTGGCTTTATGAAAATCGAAACAATAGGACACGCTATGGGGACCCTATCCAAATCCTCACTGGCtggcctggaatcccaacacaCAACATAGATGCCTTTGTTCACATCTGGACATGGAAAAGAGATGAACGTTATTTTTTTCAAG GAAATCAATACTGGAGATATGACAGTGACAAGGATCAGGCCCTCACAGAAGATGAACAAGGAAAAAGCTATCCCAAATTGATTTCAGAAGGATTTCCTGGCATCCCAAGTCCCCTAGACACGGCGTTTTATGACCGAAGACAGAAGTTAATTTACTTCTTCAAGGAGTCCCTT GTATTTGCATTTGATGTCAACAGAAATCGAGTACTTAATTCTTATCCAAAGAGGATTACTGAAGTTTTTCCAGCAGTAATACCACAAAACCATCCTTTCAGAAATATAGATTCCGCTTATTACTCCTATGCGTAcaactccattttctttttcaaaggcaATGCATACTGGAAGGTAGTTAATGACAAGGACAAACAACAGAATTCCTGGCTTCCTGCTAATGGCTTATTTCCAAAAAAGTTTATTTCAGAGAAGTGGTTTGATGTTTGTGACGTCCATATCTCCACACTGAACATGTAA